In Alteribacter lacisalsi, a genomic segment contains:
- a CDS encoding proline--tRNA ligase — translation MKQSTFLSPTLRDVPSDAEVKSHQLMLRAGLIRQSAAGVYSFLPLGLKVLKKVENIIREEMDLSGAQELLMPAIQPAELWQESGRWDLYGPELMRVHDRHNREFALGPTHEEVITSLIRDDINSYKRLPMTLYQIQSKFRDERRPRFGILRSREFLMKDAYSFDRDYEGLNESYRKMYEAYSSVFTRCGLDFRAVVADSGAMGGKDTHEFMVLSEIGEDTIAYSNESSFAANVEIAPVQPDYEKSNEAPLALEKTETPGQKTIEDVAAFLHKDAKKLIKSMLFHADGEPVLVLVRGDHEVNDIKIKHVLDARMVELAGENESASLLGSVTGFIGPVGVPDHITVLADHAVRSIVNGVCGANEKDYHLVNVNPDRDFSVKSYEDLRLIQEGDPSPDGKGTIEFKQGIEVGHVFKLGTRYSESMKASYLDENGKAQPIVMGSYGIGVSRTVAAIVEQHHDDNGIIWPAAVAPFDVHLIPVNLKQDDQKEVAEELYAELRRSFDVLYDDRAERPGVKFKDSDLYGIPVRITVGKRAGEGIVEVKPRNREEKMEVHKDELADTLKQLLNV, via the coding sequence ATGAAACAAAGTACCTTTTTATCTCCTACATTAAGAGATGTTCCAAGTGACGCAGAAGTTAAAAGCCACCAGTTGATGCTGCGTGCCGGACTGATCCGGCAGAGTGCGGCAGGAGTATATTCTTTTTTGCCGCTCGGCTTGAAAGTGCTGAAAAAAGTGGAAAATATCATTCGTGAAGAGATGGATCTGTCAGGCGCACAGGAACTGCTCATGCCTGCCATCCAGCCGGCAGAGCTCTGGCAGGAAAGTGGAAGATGGGATCTCTACGGCCCGGAATTGATGCGGGTTCACGATCGTCATAATCGAGAGTTTGCTCTTGGCCCAACGCATGAAGAAGTTATCACCTCACTCATCCGGGATGATATCAACTCCTATAAACGGCTTCCAATGACCTTGTACCAGATTCAGTCGAAGTTCAGGGATGAACGCCGCCCCAGGTTCGGTATTCTCCGGTCCCGTGAATTTCTGATGAAGGACGCCTATTCGTTTGATCGTGATTATGAGGGCCTAAATGAGAGCTACAGAAAAATGTACGAAGCCTATTCCAGTGTTTTTACACGGTGTGGACTTGACTTCCGTGCTGTGGTTGCGGATTCCGGTGCCATGGGCGGAAAGGATACGCACGAATTTATGGTACTCTCTGAAATCGGGGAAGATACAATTGCTTACTCGAATGAATCATCTTTTGCAGCCAATGTGGAGATTGCACCGGTTCAACCAGATTACGAAAAAAGTAATGAAGCACCGCTTGCACTTGAAAAAACGGAAACTCCTGGACAAAAGACGATTGAGGACGTCGCCGCTTTTCTACATAAAGATGCGAAAAAACTGATTAAGAGCATGCTTTTCCATGCTGATGGTGAGCCTGTACTCGTTCTGGTTCGCGGCGATCATGAAGTAAACGATATTAAAATCAAGCATGTACTTGACGCCAGGATGGTAGAGCTTGCGGGTGAGAACGAGTCTGCATCTCTTCTAGGCAGTGTGACGGGCTTTATAGGACCGGTTGGTGTTCCGGATCACATTACAGTGCTCGCAGACCACGCTGTCCGCTCCATCGTTAACGGGGTTTGCGGAGCAAACGAAAAGGATTATCATCTCGTAAACGTGAATCCCGATCGTGACTTTTCCGTAAAAAGCTATGAGGACCTTCGTCTGATTCAGGAAGGAGATCCTTCACCTGATGGAAAAGGGACAATTGAATTTAAGCAGGGAATTGAAGTCGGTCATGTATTTAAGCTTGGGACACGCTACAGCGAATCCATGAAAGCTTCCTACCTTGATGAAAATGGCAAGGCACAGCCGATCGTAATGGGAAGCTACGGCATTGGGGTTTCCCGGACCGTTGCGGCAATCGTGGAACAGCACCATGACGACAACGGTATCATCTGGCCGGCTGCTGTTGCTCCGTTTGATGTACACCTGATCCCGGTTAATCTTAAGCAGGATGATCAGAAGGAAGTGGCAGAAGAGCTTTATGCTGAACTCCGCCGGTCATTTGATGTTCTTTATGATGACCGGGCTGAGCGTCCCGGAGTGAAGTTCAAAGACTCCGACCTTTACGGAATTCCTGTAAGAATCACTGTCGGTAAAAGAGCCGGCGAAGGAATTGTGGAAGTAAAGCCAAGAAATCGCGAGGAAAAAATGGAAGTTCATAAGGATGAACTTGCAGACACGCTCAAACAGCTGCTGAACGTCTGA
- a CDS encoding PolC-type DNA polymerase III: MSEERKIRQERFELLLEQVVMPEELRRQYLAGGWIEKLEVYKNEKRWHFAIRLPEFLPFPAFDAFQTTIKQGLQHIATVDLTVSYDNNTSATRQFESYWPYFVECLRKSTNGLIRRLQEQTPHIDQNRLIINAMNDAEAAMMKRKVADPLKGLLQRTGFPTLMIETTVQESKEAYERFVEKKQEEDHSKVVEAMMEKQKMEKKAKETGQLSSVAIGKPIKDQPDPIESIQEEEGQKVVQGYVFEAETRELRSGRTLLTFKLTDYTDSILIKMFSKDKEDVPVLEAIKKGMWLKVKGMVQHDTFVRDLVMMARDVQQVQPSERKDQSPDDEKRVELHLHTPMSQMDAITSVSSYVAQAKKWGHKAIAVTDHGVVQAYPEAYGAGKKEGVKILYGIEANLVDDGVPIAYNEADRELLTDTYVVFDVETTGLSAVYNTIIELAAVKVRDGEVIDRFEAFANPGEKLSPTIIELTGITDDMVKDAPEPGEVLKDFHKWIGNDILVAHNASFDMAFLDAGFKKIGMPKTPNPVIDTLELARLLYPTFRNYRLNTLCKKFNIELVSHHRAIYDAEATGSLMWKMIKDAIERDIHNHNELNDQSTGDEYKKQRPYHCILLAKNQDGLRNIYKLVSDAHIHYFHRVPRIPRSVLSKNREGILVGSACDNGEVFDAMMQKAPEEVEEVARFYDYLEIQPPSNYNKLIEKEIVRDELALKDILKNITELGGKLEKPVVATGNVHYLDPNDHIYRKILIASQGGANPLNRTELPQVHFRSTDEMLECFSFLPEEKRREVVITNTNLIADEIDDIKPIPDDLYTPNLEGADEEMREMCYKRARSIYGDDLPEIVEARLEKELKSIISNGFSVIYLISQKLVKKSLEDGYLVGSRGSVGSSFVATMTEITEVNPLPPHYVCPSCHHNIFFDDGSTGSGFDLPDKDCEKCGSPYNKDGHDIPFETFLGFKGDKVPDIDLNFSGEYQPVAHNYTKELFGEDFVYRAGTIGTVAEKTAYGFVKGYEDDHQLRLRGAEIDRLVSGCTGVKRTTGQHPGGIIVVPDHLDIYDFSPIQFPADDRESEWKTTHFDFHSIHDNLLKLDILGHDDPTVIRMLQDLSGMDPQDIPVDDSEVFKLFSGTESLGVKPDQIMCKTGTYGIPEFGTRFVRQMLEDTKPSTFSELVQISGLSHGTDVWLNNAADLIADGTCVLKDVIGCRDDIMVYLQYKGLEDSLAFKIMEFVRKGRGLQEEWIEEMKQHGVPDWYISSCLKIKYMFPKAHAAAYVLMAVRIAYFKVHHPILFYAAYFTVRADDFDLDTMHRGSASIRKLIEEIHQKGLDASPKEKSLVTVMELALEMCERGFSFQKIDLYRSKAKEFVVDGDSLIPPFNALTGVGTNAAINIEKAREGGEFLSKEDLQKRSKITKTVLQNLDDHGCLDGMPESNQLSLF; this comes from the coding sequence TTGAGTGAAGAGAGAAAAATAAGACAGGAACGGTTTGAGCTTCTTCTGGAACAGGTGGTCATGCCCGAGGAACTTAGAAGACAGTATCTTGCGGGCGGATGGATTGAAAAACTTGAAGTTTATAAAAATGAAAAACGCTGGCATTTTGCTATCAGACTGCCGGAATTTCTTCCGTTCCCTGCTTTTGATGCTTTTCAGACAACGATCAAACAGGGACTGCAGCATATTGCCACTGTGGATCTGACTGTTTCCTATGACAACAATACCTCCGCCACACGGCAATTTGAGAGCTACTGGCCTTATTTTGTCGAGTGTCTGAGAAAATCAACAAACGGCCTGATCCGCCGGCTGCAGGAACAAACGCCCCATATTGACCAGAACAGGCTCATAATCAATGCCATGAATGATGCAGAAGCGGCGATGATGAAACGGAAAGTGGCAGATCCTCTTAAAGGTCTGCTGCAGCGAACTGGATTTCCGACGCTGATGATTGAGACAACTGTACAGGAATCAAAAGAGGCGTACGAACGATTTGTGGAAAAAAAGCAGGAAGAAGACCATTCCAAAGTGGTGGAAGCCATGATGGAAAAACAGAAGATGGAGAAGAAAGCAAAGGAAACTGGACAGCTGTCCTCCGTTGCTATCGGAAAACCGATTAAGGATCAGCCTGATCCGATTGAATCGATTCAGGAGGAGGAAGGTCAGAAAGTCGTCCAAGGGTACGTTTTTGAAGCAGAAACGCGGGAGTTGAGAAGCGGACGGACACTTCTGACGTTTAAACTGACTGACTATACGGATTCGATCCTCATTAAAATGTTCTCCAAGGATAAAGAGGATGTGCCAGTGCTCGAAGCCATAAAGAAAGGGATGTGGCTTAAAGTAAAAGGCATGGTGCAGCACGATACATTTGTCAGAGACCTTGTGATGATGGCCCGGGACGTTCAGCAGGTGCAGCCTTCAGAACGGAAGGATCAGTCTCCTGATGATGAGAAGCGGGTTGAACTTCATCTTCATACGCCAATGAGCCAGATGGACGCCATCACCTCGGTTTCTTCCTATGTGGCACAGGCAAAAAAATGGGGGCACAAAGCGATCGCTGTAACCGATCACGGTGTCGTGCAGGCTTATCCTGAAGCATACGGAGCGGGAAAAAAAGAAGGGGTGAAAATCCTCTACGGCATTGAGGCTAATCTTGTTGATGACGGTGTTCCGATTGCCTATAATGAAGCGGACCGGGAGCTTCTTACCGATACGTATGTCGTATTTGACGTGGAGACCACCGGTCTTTCGGCAGTATACAATACGATCATTGAACTCGCCGCGGTAAAAGTCAGGGACGGTGAAGTGATCGACCGGTTTGAAGCATTCGCAAACCCCGGGGAAAAACTCAGCCCTACCATTATTGAACTTACCGGTATTACAGACGATATGGTTAAAGATGCCCCTGAACCGGGAGAGGTACTCAAGGATTTTCACAAGTGGATCGGTAACGATATCCTTGTTGCTCACAATGCCAGTTTTGATATGGCTTTTCTTGACGCGGGATTCAAGAAGATCGGAATGCCTAAAACACCGAATCCGGTCATTGATACTCTCGAACTTGCCCGCCTTCTTTACCCGACCTTCAGAAACTACCGGCTGAACACTTTGTGTAAAAAGTTTAATATCGAACTTGTGTCTCACCATCGGGCGATTTACGATGCTGAAGCGACCGGGAGTCTCATGTGGAAAATGATTAAGGATGCGATCGAGCGGGACATTCACAATCATAATGAACTTAATGATCAGTCCACCGGTGACGAATACAAAAAACAGCGGCCTTATCACTGTATACTGCTTGCCAAAAATCAGGATGGACTCCGAAACATTTACAAGCTGGTCTCTGATGCCCACATCCATTACTTTCACCGCGTACCACGGATTCCCCGTTCGGTACTATCCAAAAACCGGGAAGGCATTCTGGTAGGATCGGCCTGCGACAACGGTGAAGTATTTGATGCGATGATGCAGAAAGCGCCTGAGGAAGTAGAAGAAGTGGCACGGTTTTATGATTATCTCGAAATCCAGCCGCCATCCAACTACAATAAACTGATCGAAAAAGAAATTGTCCGGGATGAACTTGCACTGAAGGACATTCTTAAAAACATTACCGAACTGGGGGGAAAACTGGAGAAGCCGGTCGTGGCAACGGGTAATGTTCACTACCTTGATCCAAACGATCACATTTACCGCAAGATTCTAATTGCTTCCCAGGGCGGAGCGAATCCGCTAAACCGGACGGAACTGCCTCAGGTTCACTTCAGGTCAACAGATGAAATGCTCGAATGTTTTTCGTTTCTGCCTGAAGAAAAGCGCAGGGAAGTGGTCATTACAAACACAAACCTGATCGCAGATGAAATCGATGATATTAAACCGATTCCCGATGACCTGTATACACCGAACCTTGAAGGCGCAGATGAAGAGATGCGGGAGATGTGTTACAAAAGGGCTCGGAGTATTTACGGAGATGACCTTCCTGAAATTGTGGAAGCACGACTGGAGAAAGAACTTAAATCGATTATCAGTAACGGATTCTCGGTTATCTATCTGATTTCACAGAAGCTTGTAAAGAAATCTCTCGAAGACGGCTACCTGGTAGGCTCCCGGGGATCTGTCGGTTCCAGTTTCGTAGCTACCATGACGGAAATCACCGAGGTAAATCCCCTGCCGCCGCACTACGTATGTCCATCGTGCCATCATAATATCTTTTTTGACGACGGATCGACCGGATCCGGTTTTGACCTGCCTGACAAGGACTGTGAAAAATGCGGATCGCCTTATAACAAAGACGGGCACGACATTCCCTTTGAAACCTTTCTCGGATTTAAAGGGGACAAGGTGCCGGATATTGATTTGAACTTTTCGGGTGAATATCAGCCGGTAGCCCACAACTATACGAAAGAGCTCTTCGGCGAGGACTTTGTCTATCGTGCGGGTACGATTGGTACCGTGGCAGAAAAAACGGCCTACGGTTTCGTGAAAGGATATGAGGATGATCATCAATTGCGGCTGAGAGGCGCAGAAATTGACCGGCTCGTCAGCGGGTGCACAGGCGTAAAGCGGACGACCGGGCAGCACCCGGGGGGAATTATCGTTGTCCCTGACCACCTTGATATTTATGACTTTTCACCAATTCAGTTTCCGGCAGATGACCGGGAGTCGGAATGGAAAACGACCCACTTTGACTTCCACTCTATTCATGATAACCTGTTGAAACTGGATATCCTCGGTCACGATGATCCGACTGTAATCCGGATGCTTCAGGATCTTAGCGGTATGGACCCTCAGGATATTCCTGTTGATGATTCGGAAGTGTTTAAGCTTTTCAGCGGCACAGAGTCGCTGGGAGTAAAACCGGATCAGATTATGTGTAAAACCGGTACCTACGGGATTCCCGAGTTCGGTACACGATTCGTCCGGCAGATGCTAGAAGATACGAAGCCGAGTACATTTAGTGAATTGGTTCAGATTTCCGGACTGTCCCATGGAACGGACGTATGGCTGAACAATGCGGCCGATCTGATTGCAGACGGCACGTGTGTGCTCAAGGACGTAATCGGATGCCGGGATGATATTATGGTTTATCTTCAGTACAAGGGACTGGAAGATTCACTCGCCTTTAAAATTATGGAGTTTGTCCGTAAAGGGCGGGGTCTGCAGGAAGAGTGGATCGAAGAAATGAAACAGCACGGTGTACCGGACTGGTATATCAGTTCCTGTCTGAAAATCAAGTATATGTTCCCTAAAGCTCACGCCGCCGCCTACGTGCTTATGGCAGTGAGGATTGCTTACTTTAAAGTACATCATCCGATTCTTTTCTACGCAGCCTACTTCACAGTGAGAGCCGATGATTTTGATCTGGACACGATGCACCGGGGTTCGGCGAGCATACGAAAGCTGATTGAAGAAATTCACCAGAAAGGGCTCGATGCATCACCGAAGGAGAAAAGTCTCGTAACGGTAATGGAACTGGCACTGGAAATGTGTGAACGGGGATTCTCATTCCAGAAAATTGACCTGTACCGCTCGAAAGCGAAGGAATTTGTAGTAGACGGCGACAGCCTGATTCCACCGTTTAATGCTTTAACAGGGGTAGGGACCAATGCTGCCATCAATATTGAGAAAGCACGGGAAGGCGGAGAGTTCCTTTCGAAAGAAGATCTTCAGAAGCGGAGTAAAATTACAAAGACCGTACTACAGAACCTCGATGACCACGGCTGTCTGGATGGAATGCCTGAATCCAATCAGCTGTCTTTATTCTAG
- the rimP gene encoding ribosome maturation factor RimP produces MAGNIKETTERIVVPILDDLGLELVDVEYVKEGKNYFLRVYIDSDKGVDLDDCAAVSEQLSEQLDNEDPINDAYYLEVSSPGAERPLKNETDLKRAVGKNVNVTTYAPVDGEKMFEGRLAGFDGDALTIEVKVKTRTRTVQVPYEKVAKARLAVII; encoded by the coding sequence ATGGCCGGAAACATTAAAGAAACAACCGAACGGATTGTGGTTCCGATTCTTGATGATCTTGGTCTTGAGCTTGTAGACGTGGAGTATGTGAAAGAAGGAAAAAACTACTTTCTCCGCGTGTACATTGATTCAGATAAAGGCGTGGATCTCGACGACTGTGCAGCTGTAAGCGAACAGTTGAGCGAGCAGCTTGATAATGAAGATCCAATTAATGATGCCTACTATCTTGAAGTCTCCTCTCCCGGAGCTGAAAGACCACTGAAAAACGAAACAGATCTGAAACGTGCTGTTGGCAAAAACGTGAATGTAACCACGTATGCACCAGTAGACGGCGAGAAAATGTTTGAAGGCCGACTTGCCGGTTTTGACGGTGATGCACTGACGATTGAAGTCAAGGTCAAAACGAGAACAAGAACTGTCCAGGTACCGTATGAAAAGGTGGCAAAAGCCAGACTTGCCGTGATTATCTGA
- the nusA gene encoding transcription termination factor NusA, whose translation MNSDFMDALTSIEKNKGIDKEVILEAIEQALITGYKRNFNQAQNVRVNIDRDSGDIRVFAQKEVVEEVFDARLEISLDAAKSISPRYEVDDVVEIEVTPKDFGRIAAQTAKQVVTQRVREAERGIIYSDFIDREEDIMTGIVQRQDHRFIYVDLGKVEAIMPLNEQMPTESYKHNDRIKAFITKVEKTTKGPQIMISRTHPGLLKRLFELEVPEIYDGTVEIKSVSREAGDRSKIAVHAEDPEVDPVGSCVGPRGQRVQTIVNELKGEKIDIVRWSDDPKEYVANALSPSKVLQVKVNEEEKMTQVIVPDYQLSLAIGKRGQNARLAAKLTGWKIDIKSESDAEELGLYDPNAPLEEEHSDSDYDTDYDSEYDDADPSIYDEENDHK comes from the coding sequence ATGAACAGCGATTTTATGGATGCCCTGACAAGCATCGAAAAAAACAAAGGGATTGACAAGGAAGTCATTCTTGAAGCCATTGAGCAGGCGCTGATTACAGGCTATAAACGTAACTTTAATCAGGCCCAGAATGTACGCGTGAACATTGACCGTGACAGCGGCGATATTCGTGTATTTGCCCAGAAGGAAGTCGTCGAGGAAGTATTCGATGCACGTCTGGAGATTAGTCTGGATGCAGCGAAATCAATCAGTCCGCGCTATGAAGTGGACGATGTGGTTGAAATTGAAGTAACACCGAAAGATTTTGGCCGTATAGCGGCGCAGACAGCCAAACAGGTCGTCACGCAGCGTGTCCGTGAAGCGGAACGCGGTATTATTTATTCTGATTTTATTGATCGTGAAGAAGATATTATGACTGGGATCGTGCAGCGCCAGGATCACCGTTTTATCTACGTGGATCTTGGAAAAGTGGAAGCAATCATGCCGTTAAACGAGCAGATGCCTACTGAATCCTATAAGCACAATGACCGCATTAAAGCTTTCATTACCAAAGTGGAGAAAACCACCAAGGGTCCACAGATTATGATTTCCAGAACCCACCCGGGTCTTCTTAAACGTCTGTTTGAACTCGAGGTTCCGGAGATTTATGACGGCACCGTTGAAATTAAATCCGTATCCCGGGAAGCGGGAGACCGTTCTAAGATTGCGGTCCATGCAGAAGATCCTGAAGTGGATCCGGTCGGTTCATGTGTCGGGCCGCGCGGTCAGCGTGTCCAGACGATTGTCAATGAACTTAAAGGTGAGAAAATTGATATCGTCCGCTGGTCAGATGATCCAAAGGAATATGTAGCCAATGCACTGAGCCCTTCAAAGGTGCTCCAGGTGAAGGTAAATGAAGAGGAAAAAATGACCCAGGTCATTGTTCCTGACTACCAACTGTCACTTGCGATTGGTAAACGGGGGCAAAACGCCCGTCTGGCAGCCAAGCTGACAGGCTGGAAAATCGATATCAAGAGTGAGTCTGATGCCGAGGAACTTGGTCTCTACGACCCGAATGCACCGCTGGAGGAAGAGCACAGCGATAGCGATTACGACACTGATTACGATTCAGAGTACGATGACGCTGATCCATCCATTTACGATGAAGAGAACGATCATAAGTAA
- the rnpM gene encoding RNase P modulator RnpM → MSRKKTPLRKCVVTNEMMPKKELIRVVRTPDGEVVYDPSGKKSGRGAYLSASKTVMEEAKRKKILSRHLKVDVKEEFYDTLLKELPEDRMK, encoded by the coding sequence GTGAGCAGGAAAAAGACGCCGCTGAGAAAATGCGTCGTGACGAATGAAATGATGCCGAAAAAGGAACTCATCAGAGTGGTCCGGACACCGGATGGGGAAGTTGTTTATGATCCTTCTGGTAAGAAATCGGGCCGGGGAGCTTATCTTTCGGCTTCAAAAACCGTCATGGAAGAAGCCAAAAGAAAGAAAATTCTTTCACGTCATCTTAAAGTAGATGTGAAAGAGGAATTTTATGATACCCTTTTAAAGGAATTGCCGGAGGACAGAATGAAATGA
- a CDS encoding YlxQ family RNA-binding protein has product MNQKALSLIGLAYRARAIVTGEEVVLRSIRSRKAHLVIVSDDASANTKKKFADKSEYYNVPIIIGSSRGELGQAIGKDERVVLGVEDSGFAKKLKSLLE; this is encoded by the coding sequence ATGAATCAAAAAGCACTCAGCCTGATCGGTCTTGCGTACCGGGCCAGAGCAATTGTCACCGGCGAGGAAGTTGTGCTCCGCTCGATCAGGAGCAGGAAGGCACACCTGGTGATTGTTTCGGATGATGCGTCAGCGAACACAAAGAAAAAGTTTGCTGACAAAAGTGAATACTACAATGTTCCGATTATCATCGGAAGTAGCCGTGGTGAGCTTGGACAGGCAATAGGAAAAGATGAAAGAGTCGTTTTGGGTGTAGAAGACAGCGGCTTCGCTAAAAAACTGAAGTCGCTCTTGGAATAA
- the infB gene encoding translation initiation factor IF-2: MKKMRIYEYAKEKNTTSKAVIERLKSMNIAVSNHMSVISEDAVRKLENPAPDKGNSENKNKDASKEKRQSSEGRVQSPMNDKKKQPQGRAGKPNQQQGNKNRGGANNRNQNKNRGGANNRNQRGGRRPEQQRPARKPMPEEITYTLPITVGEFADKLNKDASEIIKKLMGLGVMATINQELDNDTIELLAEDFGIKAEEEIVINEAEFETIEEEDDEKDLKGRPPVVTIMGHVDHGKTTLLDSIRHTKVTAGEAGGITQHIGAYQVEDKGKRITFLDTPGHAAFTTMRARGAQVTDITILVVAADDGVMPQTVEAINHAKAAEVPIIVAVNKMDKEGANPDRVMQELTEHGLVSEAWGGDTIFVNVSAIKGEGIDELLEMILLVSEVEDYKANPDKRARGTVVEAELDRGRGAVATLLVQSGTLKIGDPIVVGNTFGRVRAMVNDLGRRVKEAGPSTPVEITGLNNVPQAGDQFMVFEDEKKARQIGEGRAVKEKEEQRRESSRVSLDDLFNQIQQGEIKDINIIIKADVQGSVEAMRGSLEKIEVEGVKVNIIHTGVGAIAESDVILASASNAIIIGFNVRPDVNAKRTADQEQVDIRLHRVIYNAIEEVEQAMQGMLDPEYEEKVIGQAEVRQTFKVSKIGMIAGSYVTDGKITKDSTVRLIRDGVVQFEGGIRDLKRFKDDAKEVAKNYECGITLENYNDVKEGDVIEAYVMEEIKR, encoded by the coding sequence ATGAAAAAGATGCGCATTTATGAGTATGCCAAGGAAAAAAACACGACGAGTAAAGCCGTTATAGAACGTTTGAAATCTATGAACATAGCCGTTTCAAACCATATGAGTGTTATTAGTGAAGACGCTGTTAGAAAGCTGGAAAATCCGGCTCCAGACAAGGGGAACAGTGAAAACAAAAATAAGGATGCTTCCAAAGAGAAGCGCCAGAGCAGTGAAGGACGTGTTCAGTCACCTATGAATGATAAGAAAAAACAACCACAGGGACGTGCAGGAAAACCAAACCAGCAGCAGGGAAACAAAAACCGCGGCGGAGCTAACAACAGAAACCAGAATAAAAACCGCGGCGGAGCTAACAACAGAAACCAGCGAGGCGGACGTCGTCCGGAACAGCAGCGTCCTGCCCGCAAGCCAATGCCGGAGGAAATCACCTATACGCTTCCAATTACGGTTGGTGAATTCGCCGATAAATTGAACAAAGATGCATCCGAAATCATCAAAAAACTGATGGGTCTCGGCGTCATGGCGACGATCAATCAGGAACTGGATAATGACACAATTGAACTGCTTGCCGAAGATTTCGGCATTAAAGCTGAAGAAGAAATTGTGATCAATGAAGCGGAATTTGAAACGATCGAGGAAGAAGACGATGAGAAAGACCTCAAAGGACGTCCTCCAGTCGTTACGATCATGGGTCACGTTGACCACGGCAAAACCACGCTTCTTGACAGCATCCGCCACACGAAAGTAACTGCCGGGGAAGCAGGCGGAATTACCCAGCACATTGGAGCCTATCAGGTTGAGGATAAAGGCAAAAGAATTACTTTTCTTGATACACCTGGACACGCCGCATTTACAACGATGCGTGCCCGCGGTGCACAGGTAACCGACATTACGATCCTTGTTGTAGCTGCTGATGACGGCGTTATGCCTCAGACAGTAGAAGCTATTAATCATGCTAAAGCCGCTGAAGTACCGATCATTGTGGCAGTGAATAAAATGGATAAAGAAGGTGCCAACCCTGACCGGGTAATGCAGGAACTGACGGAACACGGTCTTGTATCCGAGGCATGGGGCGGAGATACCATCTTTGTTAATGTAAGTGCGATTAAAGGCGAGGGTATTGACGAACTTCTGGAAATGATCCTGCTCGTCTCGGAAGTGGAGGATTATAAAGCGAATCCTGATAAGCGCGCACGTGGAACGGTTGTTGAAGCCGAGCTTGACCGCGGCCGGGGGGCTGTTGCAACACTTCTTGTCCAGTCCGGTACACTTAAAATCGGGGATCCAATTGTTGTCGGAAACACATTTGGCCGTGTACGCGCCATGGTTAACGACCTCGGACGCCGTGTAAAAGAAGCAGGCCCATCAACGCCGGTTGAAATTACAGGTCTTAACAACGTGCCGCAGGCAGGAGACCAGTTTATGGTCTTTGAAGACGAAAAGAAAGCCCGCCAGATCGGTGAGGGCCGTGCGGTTAAGGAAAAAGAAGAACAGCGCCGTGAATCTTCACGTGTAAGTCTGGATGACCTGTTTAATCAGATCCAGCAGGGGGAAATTAAAGATATTAACATCATTATCAAAGCGGACGTACAGGGCTCTGTAGAAGCAATGCGCGGTTCTCTTGAAAAAATCGAAGTCGAGGGTGTGAAGGTAAACATTATTCATACCGGAGTAGGAGCCATTGCGGAATCGGATGTTATTCTGGCAAGTGCTTCGAACGCCATTATCATCGGTTTCAATGTCAGACCGGATGTCAATGCGAAGCGTACAGCTGATCAGGAACAAGTGGACATTCGCCTTCACCGTGTTATCTATAATGCTATTGAAGAAGTGGAACAGGCGATGCAGGGCATGCTCGATCCGGAATACGAAGAAAAAGTAATTGGTCAGGCTGAAGTCCGTCAGACATTTAAAGTGTCGAAAATCGGCATGATTGCAGGTTCTTATGTGACTGACGGCAAGATTACAAAAGATTCCACAGTACGTCTAATCCGCGACGGTGTCGTTCAGTTTGAAGGTGGAATCCGTGACCTTAAGCGTTTCAAGGATGACGCGAAGGAAGTAGCGAAAAACTACGAATGCGGGATTACCCTTGAAAACTACAACGATGTTAAAGAAGGGGACGTTATTGAGGCATATGTAATGGAGGAAATTAAACGCTGA
- a CDS encoding DUF503 domain-containing protein produces the protein MIGSVTVEAIIYDAQSLKEKRSVLKSVVTRLRDRLNISVAETDHQNVWQRTELTIVSVSPDRVRCEQELSKALHFIDSVPEIETASVQWEWM, from the coding sequence ATGATCGGTTCGGTTACGGTTGAGGCCATTATTTATGATGCCCAGTCGCTGAAAGAAAAGCGCAGTGTACTGAAAAGTGTCGTGACTCGGCTCAGGGACCGTCTGAATATTTCCGTGGCGGAAACAGACCATCAGAATGTCTGGCAGCGGACGGAGCTGACTATCGTATCCGTCAGCCCTGACCGTGTCCGGTGTGAGCAGGAGTTATCAAAAGCTCTTCATTTCATTGACAGCGTTCCGGAAATAGAGACCGCATCAGTACAGTGGGAATGGATGTAG